A part of Dasypus novemcinctus isolate mDasNov1 chromosome 7, mDasNov1.1.hap2, whole genome shotgun sequence genomic DNA contains:
- the ZFAND2B gene encoding AN1-type zinc finger protein 2B isoform X1, with the protein MEFPDLGAHCSEPSCQRLDFLPLKCDACSGIFCADHVAYAQHHCGSAYQKDVQVPVCPLCNAPVPVARGEPPDRAVGEHIDRDCRSDPAQQKRKIFTNKCERSGCRQREMMKLTCERCGRNFCIKHRHPLDHDCSGAERPTSRAGLAAISRAQGLASPKSAVRSPSQTSAPASPSRATTQSPSQTTPPVIALQNGLSEDEALQRALELSLAETEAQAPSSQEEEDLALAQALSASEAEYRRQQGPQGEEARSSLEWRDRLK; encoded by the exons ATGGAGTTTCCGGACCTCGGGGCTCACTGTTCCGAGCCCAGCTGTCAGCGCTTGG ATTTTCTGCCTCTCAAGTGCGACGCCTGCTCCGGCATCTTCTGCGCCGACCATGTGGCCTACGCCCAGCATCACTGTGGATCTGCTTACCAAAAA GATGTCCAGGTCCCTGTCTGCCCGCTCTGTAACGCGCCTGTGCCTGTGGCCAGAGGAGAGCCCCCTGACCGCGCTGTGGGCGAGCACATCGACAGAGACTGTCGTTCGGATCCAGCGCAGCAGAAACGCAAG ATCTTCACCAATAAGTGCGAGCGCTCTGGCTGCCGGCAGCGAGAAATGATGAAACTGACCTGTGAACGCTGTGGCCGAAACTTCTGCATCAAGCACCGTCACCCACTGGACCATGATTGCTCTGGGGCGGAGCGCCCTACCAGCCGGGCAGG ACTTGCTGCCATCTCCAGAGCACAAGGTCTGGCTTCCCCAAAAAGCGCTGTCCGCAGCCCAAGTCAGACCTCAGCTCCTGCCTCTCCCAGCAG AGCCACAACCCAGTCTCCATCCCAGACGACCCCTCCAGTGATTGCTTTGCAGAATGGCTTG AGTGAGGACGAGGCTCTGCAGCGAGCCCTGGAGCTGTCCCTGGCAGAGACTGAGGCCCAGGCCCCTAG TTCACAGGAGGAAGAAGACTTAGCTCTAGCCCAAGCGCTGTCTGCCAGTGAGGCGGAATACCGACGGCAGCAG GGTCCACAGGGAGAGGAGGCCCGGAGCAGCCTGGAGTGGAGAGACAGGCTGAAGTGA
- the ZFAND2B gene encoding AN1-type zinc finger protein 2B isoform X2: MEFPDLGAHCSEPSCQRLDFLPLKCDACSGIFCADHVAYAQHHCGSAYQKDVQVPVCPLCNAPVPVARGEPPDRAVGEHIDRDCRSDPAQQKRKIFTNKCERSGCRQREMMKLTCERCGRNFCIKHRHPLDHDCSGAERPTSRAGLAAISRAQGLASPKSAVRSPSQTSAPASPSRATTQSPSQTTPPVIALQNGLSEDEALQRALELSLAETEAQAPSSQEEEDLALAQALSASEAEYRRQQAQSRSLKPSTCSLC; the protein is encoded by the exons ATGGAGTTTCCGGACCTCGGGGCTCACTGTTCCGAGCCCAGCTGTCAGCGCTTGG ATTTTCTGCCTCTCAAGTGCGACGCCTGCTCCGGCATCTTCTGCGCCGACCATGTGGCCTACGCCCAGCATCACTGTGGATCTGCTTACCAAAAA GATGTCCAGGTCCCTGTCTGCCCGCTCTGTAACGCGCCTGTGCCTGTGGCCAGAGGAGAGCCCCCTGACCGCGCTGTGGGCGAGCACATCGACAGAGACTGTCGTTCGGATCCAGCGCAGCAGAAACGCAAG ATCTTCACCAATAAGTGCGAGCGCTCTGGCTGCCGGCAGCGAGAAATGATGAAACTGACCTGTGAACGCTGTGGCCGAAACTTCTGCATCAAGCACCGTCACCCACTGGACCATGATTGCTCTGGGGCGGAGCGCCCTACCAGCCGGGCAGG ACTTGCTGCCATCTCCAGAGCACAAGGTCTGGCTTCCCCAAAAAGCGCTGTCCGCAGCCCAAGTCAGACCTCAGCTCCTGCCTCTCCCAGCAG AGCCACAACCCAGTCTCCATCCCAGACGACCCCTCCAGTGATTGCTTTGCAGAATGGCTTG AGTGAGGACGAGGCTCTGCAGCGAGCCCTGGAGCTGTCCCTGGCAGAGACTGAGGCCCAGGCCCCTAG TTCACAGGAGGAAGAAGACTTAGCTCTAGCCCAAGCGCTGTCTGCCAGTGAGGCGGAATACCGACGGCAGCAG GCCCAGAGCCGCAGCTTGAAGCCGTCCACCTGCAGCCTGTGCTAG
- the ZFAND2B gene encoding AN1-type zinc finger protein 2B isoform X3 gives MEFPDLGAHCSEPSCQRLDFLPLKCDACSGIFCADHVAYAQHHCGSAYQKDVQVPVCPLCNAPVPVARGEPPDRAVGEHIDRDCRSDPAQQKRKIFTNKCERSGCRQREMMKLTCERCGRNFCIKHRHPLDHDCSGAERPTSRAGLAAISRAQGLASPKSAVRSPSQTSAPASPSRATTQSPSQTTPPVIALQNGLSEDEALQRALELSLAETEAQAPSSQEEEDLALAQALSASEAEYRRQQRASSPC, from the exons ATGGAGTTTCCGGACCTCGGGGCTCACTGTTCCGAGCCCAGCTGTCAGCGCTTGG ATTTTCTGCCTCTCAAGTGCGACGCCTGCTCCGGCATCTTCTGCGCCGACCATGTGGCCTACGCCCAGCATCACTGTGGATCTGCTTACCAAAAA GATGTCCAGGTCCCTGTCTGCCCGCTCTGTAACGCGCCTGTGCCTGTGGCCAGAGGAGAGCCCCCTGACCGCGCTGTGGGCGAGCACATCGACAGAGACTGTCGTTCGGATCCAGCGCAGCAGAAACGCAAG ATCTTCACCAATAAGTGCGAGCGCTCTGGCTGCCGGCAGCGAGAAATGATGAAACTGACCTGTGAACGCTGTGGCCGAAACTTCTGCATCAAGCACCGTCACCCACTGGACCATGATTGCTCTGGGGCGGAGCGCCCTACCAGCCGGGCAGG ACTTGCTGCCATCTCCAGAGCACAAGGTCTGGCTTCCCCAAAAAGCGCTGTCCGCAGCCCAAGTCAGACCTCAGCTCCTGCCTCTCCCAGCAG AGCCACAACCCAGTCTCCATCCCAGACGACCCCTCCAGTGATTGCTTTGCAGAATGGCTTG AGTGAGGACGAGGCTCTGCAGCGAGCCCTGGAGCTGTCCCTGGCAGAGACTGAGGCCCAGGCCCCTAG TTCACAGGAGGAAGAAGACTTAGCTCTAGCCCAAGCGCTGTCTGCCAGTGAGGCGGAATACCGACGGCAGCAG CGTGCCTCCAGCCCGTGCTGA